The following coding sequences are from one Lolium rigidum isolate FL_2022 chromosome 6, APGP_CSIRO_Lrig_0.1, whole genome shotgun sequence window:
- the LOC124659370 gene encoding zinc finger protein ZAT18-like, which yields MTLTREEAQESKEMETLRVHADALLSLSSPAASSPDTSKPTTTPSSTTTPAARRALAAEGVFECKTCSKRFSSFQALGGHRTSHTRLQARMLLQQEPSADHGAADRDRNRVHECAVCGLEFSMGQALGGHMRRHRGETTSTAAPGDDSGSHHPLFDLNYPPVEDRSGDGQESSSAHRASDHPLLDLLV from the coding sequence ATGACGCTTACGAGAGAAGAAGCGCAGGAGAGCAAGGAGATGGAGACCCTGCGGGTGCACGCCGACGCGCTGCTCTCCCTCTCCTCGCCCGCCGCCTCATCGCCGGACACCAGCAAGCCGACGACGACGCCGTCATCGACCACGACGCCGGCGGCCAGGAGGGCGCTGGCGGCGGAGGGCGTGTTCGAGTGCAAGACGTGCAGCAAGCGCTTCTCCTCCTTCCAGGCGCTGGGCGGCCACCGCACCAGCCACACGCGGCTGCAGGCGCGGATGCTGCTGCAACAAGAGCCCTCTGCagaccatggcgccgccgacagggaCAGGAACCGGGTGCACGAGTGCGCCGTCTGCGGACTCGAGTTCTCTATGGGCCAGGCGCTGGGCGGCCACATGCGCCGCCACAGGGGCGAGACCACATCAACCGCCGCGCCCGGCGACGACTCCGGCTCCCACCATCCGCTGTTCGACCTCAACTACCCGCCAGTGGAGGACCGCAGCGGCGACGGGCAGGAATCCTCCTCGGCCCATCGCGCCTCCGACCATCCGCTGCTCGACCTGCTTGTATAG